A genomic region of Dictyoglomus sp. NZ13-RE01 contains the following coding sequences:
- a CDS encoding ABC transporter, with the protein MRKFLNLIRKEIRELITPQLIFSLLFTIALFYFMGSLVKTETKKAISFRDIYVLDLDKSKLSEDILNNLSFANFKIHLLKEKDRESAISYAKENKIDFLLIIPEGFASGISKFQLKEIETYSFIRSLSLSSSVSSSIVNEVISAINRYLSDNFIKEKFPDIDPDNLKNPIKTKEFVIVKDKVAEGSAGAVSSFVYSQSVFIPIILMMVIMYSSQMVLSAIAMEKQDKTLETLLTVPISRSQIVVAKMIGAGLVGLISAGIYMFGFRFYMGGFMGDISVSDQIKGVAQKLGLQFTTEGYVLLGISLFLAILCALALSTILGVLAEDLKSAQSASLPLTFLVIIPYFLSLFSDINSLSLPLKILVWIIPFSHPFIASQNVLLGNYSIVYYGIIYMLVVFAILILIASKIFSTDRILTMKLRFKGKKSTVGGV; encoded by the coding sequence ATGAGAAAGTTTTTAAATCTCATAAGAAAAGAGATAAGGGAGTTAATTACACCTCAATTAATTTTCTCTCTGCTTTTTACTATTGCTCTCTTTTATTTTATGGGCTCATTAGTAAAAACGGAGACAAAGAAGGCAATAAGTTTTAGAGATATATATGTTCTTGATTTGGATAAATCAAAGCTTTCTGAAGATATCTTAAACAATCTATCCTTTGCCAATTTCAAGATTCATTTATTAAAGGAAAAGGATAGAGAATCTGCTATAAGTTATGCAAAAGAAAATAAAATTGATTTCCTATTAATAATACCTGAAGGATTTGCCTCAGGTATATCAAAATTTCAGTTAAAAGAGATTGAGACTTATTCTTTTATACGTAGCCTTTCTCTTAGTTCTTCTGTTAGCTCTTCTATTGTAAATGAAGTAATTTCAGCAATTAATAGATATTTATCCGACAATTTCATAAAAGAAAAGTTTCCCGATATTGACCCAGATAATCTGAAGAATCCTATAAAGACTAAAGAATTTGTAATAGTAAAAGATAAAGTAGCAGAAGGTTCAGCAGGGGCTGTAAGTAGTTTTGTTTATTCTCAGTCAGTATTTATACCAATTATTCTTATGATGGTTATAATGTATTCTTCTCAAATGGTACTTTCCGCCATTGCCATGGAGAAACAGGACAAAACCTTAGAAACCCTTCTTACTGTTCCTATAAGTAGAAGTCAGATTGTTGTAGCAAAAATGATTGGAGCAGGACTTGTAGGATTAATATCCGCTGGAATTTATATGTTTGGATTTAGATTCTATATGGGTGGTTTTATGGGAGATATTAGTGTAAGTGATCAAATAAAGGGGGTGGCACAAAAGTTAGGGCTACAATTCACCACCGAAGGTTATGTTTTATTGGGCATTTCATTGTTTTTAGCTATATTATGTGCATTAGCTCTTTCTACTATTTTAGGAGTACTGGCGGAGGACCTTAAGAGTGCTCAGAGTGCCAGTTTACCATTGACATTCCTCGTTATCATTCCTTATTTTCTTTCTTTGTTCTCGGATATAAACTCTTTATCTCTTCCTCTAAAGATATTAGTTTGGATAATTCCTTTTAGTCATCCTTTTATTGCATCTCAAAATGTACTTCTTGGTAATTACTCCATTGTATATTATGGGATCATTTATATGCTTGTTGTTTTTGCTATTTTGATACTAATTGCAAGTAAGATCTTCTCTACAGATAGAATTTTAACCATGAAACTTAGATTTAAGGGTAAAAAATCTACTGTAGGAGGAGTATAG
- a CDS encoding multidrug ABC transporter ATP-binding protein, translating to MDEILIVENLKKTYGKFEALKGISFEVKRGEIFALIGPNGAGKTTTLRIIATLLTPSDGRVEFMGYDLKKNPEKIREGISYLPEEAGAYKNMTGIEYLRFMANFYAQDSREVEEFVERAKKIASLGDRLKDKVGTYSKGMVRKLLLARALMIKPKLAILDEPTSGLDVINSLEIREIIRKFVEEGVSVLLSSHNMLEIEFLSDRVAIIDKGKILDVGTPQELKEKYNSRNLEEVFRRIVA from the coding sequence GTGGATGAAATATTGATTGTTGAAAACCTTAAGAAAACTTATGGAAAGTTTGAGGCTTTGAAGGGGATCAGTTTTGAAGTAAAAAGAGGTGAAATCTTTGCGCTTATTGGTCCCAATGGTGCAGGAAAAACAACAACCCTAAGAATTATTGCAACTCTTTTAACCCCTTCTGATGGAAGAGTTGAATTTATGGGTTATGATTTAAAGAAAAATCCTGAGAAGATAAGAGAAGGAATAAGTTATTTACCTGAAGAAGCCGGAGCATACAAAAATATGACTGGAATTGAATATTTACGGTTTATGGCAAATTTTTATGCTCAAGATAGTAGAGAGGTAGAAGAGTTTGTTGAGAGAGCAAAGAAAATTGCAAGTTTGGGGGATAGGTTAAAGGATAAAGTTGGGACCTATAGTAAAGGAATGGTGAGAAAATTATTACTTGCAAGAGCATTAATGATAAAGCCAAAGCTTGCAATTTTAGATGAGCCGACCTCAGGATTGGATGTTATTAATTCTCTTGAGATAAGAGAGATTATTAGAAAGTTTGTTGAAGAAGGAGTATCTGTACTTCTATCTTCTCATAACATGTTAGAGATAGAGTTTCTTTCTGACAGGGTTGCAATTATTGATAAAGGAAAAATTTTAGATGTGGGTACCCCTCAGGAATTAAAAGAGAAATATAATTCAAGAAATTTAGAGGAAGTATTTAGGAGGATAGTAGCATGA
- a CDS encoding transcriptional repressor, whose translation MKELRESLKNFGFRLSKQRMLVLQFFEEHKTGHYSINDIYKYLSEKYSNISYTSVYRTCKLLEKLGLIRAISFEERHIHYESNLSLHLHYQCLICGKVFEDEKEWIKELEEKLYREDFEIKSYRIQVYGICSECRKRGESNGKNIVSNE comes from the coding sequence ATGAAGGAATTAAGAGAAAGTCTAAAAAACTTTGGTTTTAGATTGAGTAAACAAAGAATGCTTGTTTTACAATTTTTTGAAGAGCATAAAACCGGACATTATTCTATAAATGACATTTACAAATATCTATCTGAAAAATATAGCAACATTTCCTATACTTCAGTTTACAGAACCTGCAAACTTTTAGAAAAACTTGGATTAATAAGAGCAATCTCTTTTGAAGAGAGACATATCCATTACGAAAGCAATTTATCTCTTCATTTGCATTATCAATGCCTAATTTGTGGAAAAGTTTTTGAGGATGAAAAAGAATGGATAAAAGAATTAGAAGAAAAACTTTATAGGGAAGATTTTGAAATTAAATCCTATAGAATCCAAGTTTATGGCATATGTAGTGAATGTAGAA